The Bubalus bubalis isolate 160015118507 breed Murrah chromosome 18, NDDB_SH_1, whole genome shotgun sequence genome contains a region encoding:
- the NANOS2 gene encoding nanos homolog 2: MQLPPFDMWKDYFNLSQVVLALIQSRGQGLETQGTGEPRPGPHVEQDQGQGGRGVGGGLATLCNFCKHNGESRNVYSSHQLKTPEGVVVCPILRHYICPLCGATGDQAHTLKYCPLNGGQQSLYRRSGRNSAGRKVKR; the protein is encoded by the coding sequence ATGCAGCTGCCACCCTTTGACATGTGGAAGGACTACTTCAACCTGAGCCAGGTGGTGCTGGCACTGATCCAGAGTCGGGGGCAAGGGTTGGAGACCCAAGGGACTGGGGAGCCGAGACCCGGGCCCCATGTGGAGCAGGATCAGGGGCAGGGCGGACGCGGGGTCGGCGGGGGCCTGGCCACCCTGTGCAACTTTTGCAAACACAATGGAGAGTCTCGCAACGTGTACTCCTCACACCAGCTGAAGACCCCGGAGGGCGTGGTGGTATGTCCCATCCTGCGGCATTACATATGTCCCCTGTGCGGGGCCACCGGGGACCAGGCCCACACGCTCAAGTACTGCCCACTTAACGGAGGGCAGCAGTCTCTCTACCGCCGCAGTGGGCGCAACTCAGCCGGCCGCAAGGTCAAGCGCTGA